AGATCTAAGTTACCGGTTTTTCGGCTCATCGGGAGATTTGATATCCAGCGGTTCGGTAACACTCTTTGACTCTCCTCTTCCAACACAGTTTGCTCTGCATCAGAACCATCCTAACCCTTTCAACCCGGTTACCACCATAGCCTACGACATACCCGAACCAACCTATGTGGAAATCGCTATCTATGATTTACTGGGCAGAAAAGTGAGAACACTCGTGAGTAAAGAAATGTCGCCAGGGTTTCACTCCGCCGTCTGGAACGGA
The sequence above is a segment of the Candidatus Neomarinimicrobiota bacterium genome. Coding sequences within it:
- a CDS encoding FlgD immunoglobulin-like domain containing protein: DLSYRFFGSSGDLISSGSVTLFDSPLPTQFALHQNHPNPFNPVTTIAYDIPEPTYVEIAIYDLLGRKVRTLVSKEMSPGFHSAVWNGKDDRGRLVASGMFIVRMTSNSFMNVRKMLMLK